One genomic segment of Kiritimatiella glycovorans includes these proteins:
- a CDS encoding glycoside hydrolase family 88 protein translates to MRKRIIIVCAGAIGVLSAASHAADAADERDIMEPAAVKAVLKKVADWQLQPENGRHHPLRWMNGALYVGMLEWARIADTYHYFAALRDIGEEHSWSLLPRTYHADDHTVAQMYLELYRIHRDPAMLEPTRSQFDEIIAHPPELDRHRWWWSDALFMSPAVWVKLHAITGDEKYLRFMDQEYAWTTDMLYDEEASLYFRDRNYLYPAHQSENGRKVFWSRGNGWVFGGLVNVLSDLPEDWPTRPKYERIFTDMAASLKRIQQPDGYWRTNLGDPDEYTDPETSGTGFFVYGLAWGINHGYLDRETYLPTVEKGWKALVKAVQPGGRLGFVQPIGAAPTGGLTAQQTEVYGVGAFLAAGSQVFRLLEDPSASPCFARFVPERMDDFAWENDRIAFRMYGPALWNSPGERCGSGIDVWAKRVRYPIINKWYKHGDYHRDLGEGLDFYKVGKTLGCGGLGYWVEDTLVPGDHFASYKVLQGSGDEIAFELHYAPKTIGRATVTEIKRLSMQAGRNLFTAQSTFRVEGADSITAAVGIVLRDDQGRLEHGENWISYAGPETRGKGRIFCGAVLPNRAEFKRADGHALLLQPIRDGDTFTYRAGAAWSHGLDFRTEDEWLTYIKRQAAGSAN, encoded by the coding sequence ATGAGGAAACGGATAATCATCGTCTGTGCCGGTGCGATCGGCGTACTCAGCGCAGCCAGCCATGCCGCGGATGCGGCGGACGAACGGGATATTATGGAACCCGCCGCCGTGAAGGCCGTGCTGAAGAAAGTGGCCGACTGGCAGCTGCAGCCGGAGAACGGGAGACATCATCCCCTGCGCTGGATGAACGGCGCTCTCTATGTGGGCATGCTCGAATGGGCGCGCATTGCCGATACGTACCACTACTTCGCGGCACTGCGGGATATCGGCGAGGAGCACAGCTGGAGTCTTCTGCCCCGGACGTATCACGCCGATGACCACACGGTCGCCCAGATGTATCTGGAGCTCTACAGGATACACCGGGATCCCGCCATGCTTGAACCGACCCGTTCGCAATTCGATGAAATCATCGCCCATCCGCCCGAACTCGACCGCCATCGCTGGTGGTGGTCCGATGCACTCTTCATGTCACCTGCGGTATGGGTCAAGCTGCACGCCATTACGGGGGATGAGAAGTACCTCAGGTTCATGGATCAGGAATACGCGTGGACGACCGATATGCTGTACGACGAGGAGGCCTCGCTCTACTTTCGCGATCGGAATTACCTGTATCCCGCACACCAATCGGAAAACGGCAGAAAGGTTTTCTGGAGCCGTGGGAATGGCTGGGTATTCGGGGGGCTGGTAAACGTCCTCAGCGACCTGCCCGAAGACTGGCCCACACGCCCCAAGTACGAGCGTATTTTCACGGACATGGCCGCGTCACTCAAGCGCATCCAGCAACCCGACGGCTACTGGCGCACCAACCTCGGCGATCCGGATGAATATACCGACCCCGAAACCAGCGGCACCGGCTTCTTTGTCTATGGCCTGGCATGGGGCATCAACCACGGGTATCTCGACCGGGAGACGTACCTGCCCACGGTCGAAAAAGGCTGGAAGGCGCTGGTCAAGGCCGTCCAGCCCGGCGGCAGGCTGGGTTTTGTGCAGCCCATCGGCGCCGCACCGACGGGTGGCCTCACCGCCCAGCAAACCGAAGTGTACGGCGTCGGCGCCTTCCTCGCCGCGGGCTCACAGGTCTTTCGCCTGCTCGAGGACCCGTCGGCCTCGCCCTGTTTTGCCCGCTTCGTGCCCGAGCGCATGGATGATTTTGCATGGGAGAACGATCGCATCGCCTTCCGCATGTACGGTCCGGCGCTGTGGAACAGCCCCGGGGAACGCTGCGGGAGCGGCATCGATGTCTGGGCGAAGAGGGTCCGCTACCCCATCATCAACAAGTGGTATAAACACGGCGACTATCACCGGGATCTCGGCGAAGGACTCGACTTCTACAAGGTCGGTAAAACGCTGGGCTGCGGCGGACTGGGCTACTGGGTCGAAGACACCCTCGTTCCCGGCGATCACTTTGCCTCGTACAAGGTGCTGCAGGGCAGCGGCGATGAAATTGCATTCGAACTGCACTATGCGCCCAAAACCATCGGCCGGGCCACCGTGACCGAAATCAAGCGCCTCTCCATGCAGGCAGGACGCAACCTCTTCACCGCACAGAGTACCTTCAGAGTGGAAGGCGCCGACTCCATTACCGCGGCCGTCGGCATTGTCCTGCGCGATGATCAGGGTCGGCTTGAACATGGCGAGAACTGGATCAGCTACGCCGGCCCGGAAACCCGGGGCAAAGGCCGCATCTTCTGCGGCGCGGTCCTGCCGAACCGTGCCGAGTTCAAGCGGGCCGACGGCCATGCTCTGCTCCTGCAGCCGATCCGGGATGGCGACACCTTTACGTATAGGGCTGGCGCTGCCTGGAGCCACGGGCTCGATTTCAGGACCGAGGACGAGTGGTTGACGTATATAAAGCGGCAGGCCGCCGGTTCGGCGAACTGA
- the ruvB gene encoding Holliday junction branch migration DNA helicase RuvB produces MTEEHGITPFEQPDAELDVRLRPHTFTDFVGQGKIRERLELFVQAARERGDVLDHVLLSGPPGLGKTTLAHILADAMGVDLRATSGPVVDKPGDLAGLLTNLERGDILFIDEIHRMQKTVEEYLYSAMEDFAIDIMIDQGPNSRSVRLNLPPFTLVGATTRSGLLSAPLRSRFGLSNRLDYYPREELAEIIRRSARLLDVEIEEEGALEIAGRARGTPRVANNLLRRVRDYAQVRADNRVTRETADRALGLLDIDENGLDEMDKKILTTVLEKFSGGPVGLGSIAVSVGEEQGTLEEVYEPFLIREGYLKRTPQGRVATEHTWHRFGLTPPPRQDGLL; encoded by the coding sequence ATGACCGAAGAACACGGCATCACCCCCTTCGAACAGCCGGACGCCGAACTGGATGTGCGGCTGCGGCCGCATACCTTCACCGACTTCGTAGGTCAGGGAAAGATTCGCGAACGGCTTGAACTGTTCGTGCAGGCCGCGCGCGAGCGCGGCGATGTCCTCGACCACGTATTGCTCTCAGGCCCGCCCGGACTCGGGAAGACCACGCTGGCCCACATCCTCGCCGATGCGATGGGGGTGGATCTGCGCGCCACCTCCGGCCCGGTGGTCGACAAGCCCGGCGATCTGGCCGGCCTGCTCACCAATCTCGAACGCGGCGACATCCTGTTCATCGACGAGATTCACCGTATGCAGAAGACGGTCGAGGAATACCTCTACTCGGCCATGGAGGACTTCGCGATCGACATCATGATCGACCAGGGCCCCAACTCGCGCTCGGTGCGGCTCAACCTCCCTCCGTTCACGCTCGTCGGCGCCACCACGCGCAGCGGCCTGCTCTCCGCCCCGCTGCGTTCCCGCTTCGGCCTGTCCAACCGGCTCGACTACTATCCGCGCGAGGAGCTGGCCGAGATCATCCGCCGCTCCGCGCGGCTGCTCGACGTGGAGATCGAGGAGGAAGGCGCGCTGGAGATCGCCGGCCGCGCGCGCGGAACGCCGCGCGTCGCCAACAACCTCCTGCGTCGCGTGCGCGACTATGCCCAGGTCAGGGCCGACAACCGCGTGACCCGCGAGACCGCCGACCGCGCGCTCGGGCTGCTCGACATCGACGAAAACGGCCTCGACGAAATGGACAAGAAGATTCTGACCACGGTCCTGGAGAAGTTCTCCGGCGGCCCCGTCGGTCTGGGATCGATCGCGGTCTCGGTCGGCGAGGAACAGGGCACGCTCGAAGAGGTCTACGAACCCTTCCTGATCCGCGAAGGCTACCTCAAGCGCACCCCCCAGGGCCGCGTCGCCACCGAGCACACCTGGCACCGATTCGGCCTCACCCCGCCCCCGCGGCAGGACGGGCTGCTGTAG
- the ruvA gene encoding Holliday junction branch migration protein RuvA yields the protein MIAFLDGTLCDKAPTRAVVDAGGVGYEVFIPLGTYDRLPRLGERCRVLIHDHVREDAHLLFGFGTEEEKDLFERLIGVTGLGPKLAISVLSGLPPRELKRALVEGDAKRLGTISGIGKKTAERMVLELRDKFTAGEKFEAVSGEASGGDTRMSDAALALVSLGYKEDQARKMLRAAEKDITEQTTVEEIVRHALAG from the coding sequence ATGATCGCTTTTCTGGACGGCACGCTCTGCGACAAAGCCCCCACCCGCGCCGTGGTCGACGCGGGCGGGGTCGGCTACGAGGTGTTTATCCCGCTCGGCACGTACGATCGTCTTCCGCGGCTCGGCGAGCGCTGCCGCGTCCTGATACACGATCATGTGCGGGAAGACGCGCACCTGCTTTTCGGCTTCGGGACGGAAGAGGAAAAGGATCTCTTCGAGCGTCTGATCGGGGTCACCGGCCTGGGGCCGAAGCTCGCCATAAGCGTCCTGAGCGGCCTGCCGCCCCGCGAATTGAAGCGCGCGCTGGTGGAGGGTGACGCGAAACGTCTGGGCACCATCTCCGGCATCGGCAAGAAAACCGCCGAACGGATGGTGCTGGAACTGCGCGACAAGTTTACCGCCGGCGAAAAATTCGAAGCGGTGTCCGGTGAAGCCTCGGGGGGCGATACGCGCATGAGCGATGCCGCGCTCGCGCTGGTCTCGCTGGGCTACAAAGAGGACCAGGCGCGCAAAATGCTGCGCGCCGCGGAAAAGGACATTACCGAGCAGACCACCGTGGAGGAAATCGTCCGCCATGCCCTGGCGGGCTGA
- a CDS encoding methylenetetrahydrofolate reductase: MKDWFEPGRFLNEVLTPKQASENIEGDLEKFAEKYAITMDRDWVACITDNPLGMLSFEAMETLDAVEADVKPERVLVHLNTFHIKADLDRILAEMKEKGARYILAVSGDGSERMHRLEPGELGTGGTTVTSVELMEYIHREHPGDFVCGVAFNHYEPQDAERDKLRRKLEAGAQFIVTQPVIRRHENVDWLRNAGVPVIVESFMSKRIDLVAECVGYDLPPEDRNYDPIANFVALRENYPDFGVYLALLGMKKQIVRFDEALSTQRTVA, translated from the coding sequence ATGAAAGACTGGTTTGAACCCGGACGGTTCCTCAACGAGGTGCTGACGCCCAAGCAGGCGAGCGAAAATATTGAGGGCGACCTCGAAAAGTTCGCGGAAAAATACGCCATCACCATGGATCGCGACTGGGTGGCCTGCATCACCGACAACCCCCTCGGCATGCTGAGTTTCGAGGCCATGGAAACCCTCGACGCCGTTGAAGCGGACGTGAAGCCCGAGCGGGTGCTGGTGCACCTGAACACGTTCCACATCAAAGCGGACCTCGACCGCATTCTCGCCGAGATGAAGGAAAAAGGCGCGCGCTACATCCTGGCGGTCAGCGGCGACGGTTCCGAGCGCATGCACCGCCTGGAACCCGGGGAACTCGGCACGGGGGGCACGACGGTGACCTCGGTCGAACTCATGGAGTACATCCACCGCGAACATCCGGGTGATTTCGTCTGCGGCGTCGCGTTCAATCACTACGAGCCGCAGGACGCCGAGCGCGACAAACTCCGGCGCAAGCTCGAGGCCGGCGCGCAGTTCATCGTCACCCAGCCGGTGATCCGCCGCCACGAAAACGTGGACTGGCTCCGCAACGCCGGCGTTCCGGTAATCGTGGAATCCTTCATGTCCAAGCGGATCGATCTGGTCGCCGAGTGTGTCGGTTACGATCTTCCCCCGGAGGACCGGAACTACGATCCGATCGCCAACTTCGTCGCGCTGCGCGAGAACTACCCCGATTTCGGCGTCTACCTCGCCCTGCTCGGGATGAAGAAGCAGATCGTGCGCTTCGACGAGGCCCTGAGCACACAGCGCACGGTGGCGTGA
- a CDS encoding formate--tetrahydrofolate ligase: MNLDPTKMKDWEIAQAAEERMIPIDRLAADIGLRPEELIPMGRQLTKVDHRRVLERMPGAGSARYIDVTAITPTPLGEGKTTTTMGLVQGLGAIGKRPVGAIRQPSSGPTFNIKGSAAGGGLAQCIPLTPFSLGLTGDIDAMTNAHNLAMTALTARMQHEHNYDDARLARANLKRLDIDPGQVHWKWAIDFCAQALRNITIGQGGKMDGLEMDSGFQITVSSELMAILAVARDLKDLRERIAKIVLATDRNGRPVTTADLEVDGAMTAWMRNTLDPTLMQTVEGQPVFVHAGPFANIAIGQSSVLADRLGSRLGDYLVTESGFGADIGFEKFWNLKCRYSGLAPDAVVLVATIRALKMHGGGPKVKPGLPLDDVYKEENLELVERGCRNLAAHIETVKRSGVRPVVCLNGFHTDTAAEREVVRKVAEAHDAYFAVSEHWLRGGEGARELAEAVEAAAEEPGDFRFLYELETPLRERIELIARDIYGADGVTFEPLAEEKLARLENDPEARSMGTCMVKTHLSLSHDPELKGRPAGWTLPVRDILTYRGAGFLVPVAGTIKLLPGTGSNPAYRRIDVDPDTGKVEGLF; the protein is encoded by the coding sequence ATGAATCTTGACCCGACGAAAATGAAAGACTGGGAGATCGCGCAGGCGGCGGAGGAGCGGATGATCCCGATCGACCGCCTGGCGGCGGATATCGGTCTGCGCCCCGAAGAGCTGATCCCGATGGGGCGGCAGCTTACGAAGGTGGACCACCGCCGCGTGCTCGAGCGGATGCCCGGGGCCGGTTCCGCCAGATACATCGACGTCACGGCCATCACGCCGACCCCTCTGGGCGAGGGCAAGACCACCACCACCATGGGGCTGGTGCAGGGACTCGGCGCCATCGGCAAACGCCCGGTCGGCGCGATCCGCCAGCCCAGCAGCGGCCCCACCTTCAACATCAAGGGTTCCGCCGCCGGGGGCGGCCTGGCCCAGTGCATCCCGCTCACGCCGTTCTCGCTCGGGCTGACCGGCGACATCGACGCGATGACCAACGCGCACAATCTGGCGATGACCGCGCTGACGGCACGCATGCAGCACGAACACAACTACGACGACGCACGACTGGCCCGCGCGAACCTGAAGCGGCTCGATATCGACCCCGGGCAGGTTCACTGGAAATGGGCCATCGATTTCTGCGCGCAGGCGCTGCGCAATATCACCATCGGACAGGGCGGCAAAATGGACGGGCTGGAAATGGATTCCGGCTTCCAGATCACCGTCTCCAGCGAACTGATGGCGATTCTCGCCGTGGCGCGCGACCTGAAAGACCTGCGCGAACGCATCGCAAAGATTGTGCTCGCCACCGACCGGAACGGGCGTCCGGTCACGACCGCCGATCTGGAAGTCGACGGCGCCATGACCGCGTGGATGCGCAATACGCTCGATCCGACCCTGATGCAGACCGTCGAGGGCCAGCCGGTCTTCGTGCACGCCGGGCCGTTCGCCAATATCGCCATCGGCCAGAGTTCCGTGCTCGCCGACCGGCTGGGTTCGCGGCTCGGCGATTACCTGGTCACGGAAAGCGGGTTCGGCGCCGACATCGGGTTCGAGAAGTTCTGGAATCTCAAGTGCCGCTACTCCGGACTCGCCCCCGACGCCGTCGTGCTCGTCGCCACCATCCGCGCGCTGAAGATGCACGGCGGCGGACCGAAGGTGAAACCCGGCCTGCCGCTCGACGACGTCTACAAAGAGGAGAACCTCGAACTGGTCGAACGCGGATGCCGGAACCTGGCCGCGCACATCGAGACCGTGAAACGGAGCGGCGTGCGGCCGGTCGTGTGCCTGAACGGATTCCACACCGACACCGCCGCGGAACGCGAGGTGGTGAGGAAGGTGGCCGAGGCGCACGACGCCTATTTCGCCGTCTCCGAACACTGGCTGCGCGGCGGCGAAGGGGCGCGCGAGCTGGCCGAGGCCGTCGAGGCCGCAGCGGAAGAGCCCGGCGACTTCCGCTTCCTGTACGAACTCGAGACCCCGCTGCGCGAGCGGATCGAGCTGATCGCGCGGGACATCTACGGCGCCGACGGCGTTACCTTCGAACCGCTCGCGGAGGAGAAACTGGCGCGGCTCGAAAACGACCCGGAAGCCCGGTCCATGGGAACCTGCATGGTCAAGACGCACCTGAGCCTCTCCCACGACCCCGAACTGAAGGGGCGGCCGGCGGGGTGGACGCTGCCCGTGCGCGATATCCTCACCTACCGGGGCGCGGGCTTCCTGGTGCCGGTGGCCGGAACGATCAAACTCCTGCCCGGAACCGGGTCCAATCCCGCCTACCGGCGGATCGATGTCGATCCCGACACGGGCAAAGTAGAGGGACTCTTCTGA
- a CDS encoding dihydropteroate synthase, with the protein MSERDALILIGEKLHCTRVYRTDGKFVVEKDGDHYVRYRAEDGDRLLPIPAAIREGDLWSRGRVRQCAVAIAQGMLGSGEAAELGVDYLTRLAAGQERDGAHFLDLNVDEYTSDPSVRADAMTWLCGVAQEASSLPPAIDSSSVEVLRAGIAACDPSRGRPMINSVSLERMDAADLAAESGAEVIASAAGRDTMPADASDRIRNFEALMEELRRRGIADDRIHLDPLVMPVATDPQHGAAVIEACRAARTQFGGTIHITGGFSNVSFGLPKRKLINTVFTQLCVDAGADGGIVDPAHINSGALAALDRENRAYALARDLLTGKDDFGMNFITAAREGEI; encoded by the coding sequence ATGAGCGAACGCGACGCGCTGATTCTGATTGGGGAAAAGCTGCACTGCACGAGGGTGTACCGCACGGACGGGAAATTTGTCGTCGAAAAGGACGGCGATCATTACGTGCGCTACCGCGCCGAAGACGGGGATCGCCTGCTGCCCATTCCCGCCGCGATCCGCGAAGGCGACCTCTGGTCCCGCGGGCGGGTGCGGCAGTGTGCCGTGGCGATCGCGCAGGGAATGCTCGGTTCGGGCGAGGCGGCCGAACTGGGCGTGGATTACCTGACCCGGCTGGCCGCCGGCCAGGAGCGTGACGGCGCCCATTTTCTCGATCTGAATGTCGACGAATATACATCCGATCCTTCCGTGCGCGCCGACGCGATGACGTGGCTGTGCGGGGTCGCGCAGGAGGCGTCCTCCCTGCCGCCGGCCATCGACTCGTCCAGCGTGGAGGTTCTGCGGGCCGGGATTGCCGCCTGCGACCCGTCGCGCGGGCGGCCGATGATCAACTCCGTCTCGCTCGAACGCATGGATGCCGCCGATCTCGCCGCGGAGAGCGGCGCTGAGGTGATCGCCTCCGCGGCGGGTCGCGATACGATGCCCGCCGACGCTTCGGACCGGATCCGGAATTTTGAAGCGCTGATGGAGGAACTCCGTCGGCGCGGCATAGCGGACGACCGCATCCACCTCGATCCGCTGGTCATGCCCGTGGCCACGGACCCGCAGCACGGAGCCGCGGTCATCGAGGCCTGCCGGGCGGCGAGGACGCAGTTCGGCGGTACGATTCATATCACCGGAGGGTTCAGCAACGTCTCGTTCGGGCTGCCGAAACGCAAACTCATCAATACGGTATTCACGCAACTCTGTGTGGATGCGGGTGCGGACGGCGGAATCGTCGATCCGGCCCATATCAATTCGGGCGCGCTCGCCGCCCTCGACAGGGAGAACCGCGCATACGCGCTGGCCCGCGATCTTCTTACGGGAAAGGACGATTTCGGCATGAACTTCATCACCGCGGCGAGGGAAGGGGAAATCTAG
- a CDS encoding helix-turn-helix domain-containing protein, whose product MNLLSNHLIRTVIRSYRERYGIRPRILDTEGRILNAGKSDEVNSLPVLIKGRHDAIREAVRWGEAYTFFLMPGVLSWVVPIVHRESLHGALTGGEVVTEEDFDLAAAVNYLTEAGCERAAAQRYTDALPVWPHERPREAADYLYQLLYDHTRLRPLLLRRNNENARQQRQIAEEIQQRKVAQNRIYPFDQEQMLLSLIRVGDKAGARKLLNKMLAAMFLYSPKVYVVQARAIEMLGYLVRTAIEDSPMLRPLLENHRHWIEEILEADDFERLCEVLRNALDEFMNRIYLQGYNRSNAKVREIMNYLAEHYTEPISLDDVAQAVNLSRFRAAHLVKEVTGKTILQHVKRMRVQKARELLDQSERNYADIAYELGFSDQSYFIKQFRELTGTTPARYRHRR is encoded by the coding sequence ATGAATTTGTTGTCGAACCATCTGATCAGGACGGTAATACGCAGCTATCGCGAGCGGTACGGTATCCGCCCCCGTATCCTGGATACGGAGGGTAGAATTCTCAACGCGGGGAAGAGCGACGAGGTCAACTCTCTCCCCGTGCTGATCAAGGGGCGTCACGATGCGATACGCGAGGCGGTGCGCTGGGGCGAGGCCTACACTTTTTTCCTGATGCCGGGCGTACTGAGCTGGGTGGTGCCGATCGTGCACCGGGAATCGCTGCACGGGGCGCTGACCGGGGGCGAGGTGGTCACGGAGGAGGACTTCGATCTCGCCGCGGCCGTCAACTATCTGACGGAGGCCGGGTGCGAGCGCGCGGCGGCGCAGCGGTATACGGACGCGCTCCCGGTATGGCCGCATGAGCGTCCGCGGGAGGCGGCCGATTACCTCTACCAGCTTCTCTACGATCACACCCGGCTCCGCCCGCTGCTCCTGCGCCGCAACAATGAGAATGCGCGCCAGCAGCGCCAGATCGCGGAGGAAATCCAGCAGCGCAAGGTCGCCCAGAACCGGATCTATCCGTTTGACCAGGAGCAGATGCTGCTCTCCCTCATCCGTGTCGGCGACAAAGCCGGCGCCCGCAAGCTGCTGAACAAGATGCTGGCCGCGATGTTCCTCTACTCCCCCAAGGTGTACGTCGTGCAGGCCCGCGCCATCGAGATGCTCGGCTACCTGGTGCGCACCGCCATCGAGGACAGCCCCATGCTGCGCCCGCTGCTGGAGAATCATCGCCACTGGATCGAGGAGATCCTCGAGGCGGACGACTTCGAGCGCCTGTGCGAAGTGCTGCGCAACGCGCTGGACGAATTCATGAACCGCATCTATCTTCAGGGCTACAACCGCAGCAATGCCAAGGTCCGTGAAATCATGAATTATCTCGCCGAGCATTACACCGAACCGATCTCGCTCGACGACGTGGCGCAGGCGGTGAACCTGAGCCGCTTCCGCGCGGCGCACCTGGTCAAGGAAGTGACCGGCAAGACCATTCTGCAGCACGTGAAGCGGATGCGCGTGCAGAAGGCGCGCGAACTGCTCGATCAGAGCGAGCGCAATTACGCCGACATCGCCTACGAACTGGGCTTTTCGGATCAGAGTTATTTCATTAAACAGTTCCGTGAGCTGACCGGTACCACCCCCGCCCGCTACCGGCACCGAAGGTGA
- a CDS encoding ASKHA domain-containing protein → MNITFEVNGRDIGIAGDADRTLDLLAIDAGVPLDRRCGGKGVCRRCRVLLGPGRYRVQGVDREVPEGGEVEGFACLTRAVSEGCRVRVPASSLIEEKGQIGIDFRTGSFQFGARTRRLCVEVPAPTQDHPRADRERLLRAIETGAGMKDVRVPLTMMRELPLLLNGVAETVTVTLSRFNHQWYMVRAERGDTTDAPNLAVVTDIGTTTVVCALVDLNTGAVLDKVSRYNQQIRLADDVASRISLAETPAQLEEMRRLVIGESINPLIEQLCARAETEPDFIHRLVVSGNTVMMHLFLAIPPVHIGRIPFQPAAHVHEQYWAAESGVEIHPRGVIDLVPAISGYVGGDLTADIYVSGLHRREQGIAALIDIGTNGEIVLAENGSLWAAATAAGPAFEGAGLRHGSRAAEGAIEHIRLDGEGNISLSTIGDVPPAGICGSAIIDFIAELNRRGWLTPAGRYVREKLEAAGRAVEIEEGGHKLLACVLADAESSASGEPIVVTEGDVAEVLKAKAAIYAGMQTLLRARGLGFEDLEQLILAGGFAQYVDLRNAMEIGLLPRLPEERVESIGNGSLAGAYLAAVDEDACRTYQTIVHRPRIIPLNLQPDFEDDFIDALSLPEGDAVC, encoded by the coding sequence ATGAACATCACATTTGAAGTCAACGGAAGAGACATCGGCATCGCGGGCGATGCGGACCGCACGCTGGATCTGCTGGCCATCGACGCAGGTGTGCCGCTGGACCGCCGCTGCGGGGGCAAAGGGGTCTGCCGCCGCTGCCGGGTCCTGCTCGGCCCCGGCAGGTACCGGGTGCAGGGGGTGGACCGGGAGGTCCCGGAGGGCGGGGAAGTCGAAGGGTTCGCGTGCCTGACCCGAGCGGTCAGCGAGGGATGCCGCGTGCGCGTGCCGGCCTCTTCGCTGATCGAGGAAAAGGGGCAGATCGGCATCGACTTCCGCACCGGGAGTTTCCAGTTCGGGGCCCGCACCCGCCGTCTCTGCGTGGAGGTTCCCGCGCCTACGCAGGATCATCCGCGGGCGGACCGCGAACGCCTGCTCCGCGCGATCGAGACCGGGGCCGGAATGAAGGACGTGCGCGTGCCGCTTACGATGATGCGCGAGCTTCCGCTTCTGCTCAACGGGGTCGCGGAGACGGTGACGGTTACGCTGAGCCGCTTCAACCACCAGTGGTACATGGTGCGGGCGGAGCGCGGCGATACCACGGACGCGCCGAATCTCGCCGTCGTCACGGATATCGGAACGACCACCGTGGTCTGTGCGCTGGTCGACCTCAACACCGGCGCGGTGCTCGACAAGGTTTCGCGTTACAATCAGCAGATCCGGCTGGCGGACGACGTGGCGTCGCGCATCTCGCTCGCAGAGACCCCGGCCCAGCTGGAGGAGATGCGGCGGCTGGTGATCGGGGAGTCGATCAATCCGCTGATCGAGCAGCTCTGTGCGCGCGCGGAGACCGAACCCGATTTCATCCACCGGCTGGTCGTCTCCGGGAACACCGTGATGATGCACCTGTTTCTCGCGATCCCGCCCGTCCATATCGGGCGCATCCCCTTCCAGCCCGCCGCCCACGTGCATGAACAGTACTGGGCGGCGGAGTCGGGGGTGGAGATCCATCCCCGCGGAGTGATCGACCTCGTGCCCGCAATTTCGGGCTACGTGGGCGGGGACCTCACCGCCGATATTTACGTCTCGGGCCTGCACCGGCGCGAGCAGGGGATCGCGGCGCTGATCGATATCGGGACCAACGGCGAGATCGTGCTCGCGGAAAACGGCTCGCTGTGGGCGGCGGCCACCGCGGCGGGGCCGGCCTTCGAGGGCGCGGGCCTCCGCCACGGTTCGCGCGCGGCGGAGGGGGCGATCGAACACATCCGGCTCGACGGGGAGGGGAACATAAGCCTTTCCACGATCGGCGACGTACCGCCCGCCGGAATCTGCGGGTCGGCGATCATCGACTTCATCGCCGAACTCAACCGCCGCGGCTGGCTGACCCCGGCCGGCCGGTACGTGCGCGAAAAACTGGAGGCGGCGGGCCGGGCGGTGGAGATCGAAGAGGGTGGACACAAGCTGCTCGCCTGCGTCCTGGCGGATGCGGAGTCGTCGGCCAGCGGCGAACCGATTGTCGTGACCGAGGGCGATGTCGCGGAGGTGCTGAAAGCGAAGGCCGCAATCTATGCCGGGATGCAGACGCTGCTGCGCGCGCGCGGACTCGGCTTCGAGGATCTCGAGCAGCTTATCCTCGCCGGCGGGTTCGCGCAGTATGTGGACCTGCGCAATGCCATGGAGATCGGCCTGTTGCCGCGTCTTCCGGAGGAGCGGGTGGAGAGCATCGGGAACGGCTCGCTGGCGGGTGCGTATCTCGCGGCGGTGGACGAAGACGCCTGCCGGACGTATCAGACCATCGTGCACCGGCCGCGTATTATTCCGCTCAACCTGCAGCCGGATTTCGAGGACGATTTCATCGACGCGCTTTCGCTACCGGAGGGCGACGCGGTCTGCTGA